Genomic DNA from Leptotrichia sp. oral taxon 215 str. W9775:
TATGAAAATTATGATGAAGCGTGCCTTATTTCAGGAGTGGAAATAGTTCCTGTGTCGAGAATAGAAGAAGCGGTAAGTTTTTTAAATGGAAAAATCAGTTTAGATGAATTACACAAAAGTATGAAGGAAAAAATGAATTTAAAAAAGAATGAGAAAAGTAAAAAGAATAGAGAAGAAAAAAATGTGGTTGATTTTTCTGATGTGAAGGGGCAGTTTTTAGCTAAAAGGGCAATGGAAATAGCTGCGGCAGGAGGTCATAACATATTTCTGATGGGGGATCCAGGTTCGGGGAAATCAATGCTGGCAAAAAGATTTGTAACGATACTGCCTGAAATGAGTGAAAAGGAAATAATAGAAACTACTAAAATATACAGTATTTCAGGAATGCTGTCACCTGATAAACCTGTAATTACCGAAAGACCTTTCAGAGCACCACATCATTCTGCAACCCAGACTGCACTTGTTGGAGGAGCAATAAGAGCTGGAGAAATAACATTGGCATTAAATGGTGTATTTTTTATGGATGAGCTTGGAGAATTTGGAACGAGAACCCTTGAGACGTTGCGACAGCCTCTGGAAGACGGGAGTGTAACTATTTCAAGAGCAAATCTCATAGTAAATTATCCGGTAAATAATATAATGATTGCAGCATCAAATCCCACCCCTGGAGGTTTTTTCCAGGATGATCCACAGTGTAAGGACAGTTTAAGGGATATAAAAAATTATCAGAAAAAGTTTTCAGGGCCTCTGCTGGACAGGATAGATTTATATGTGGAAATGAGAAGATTGAAAAAAGAAGAGATTTTCAGTGAATGTGAATCAGAATCATCAGAAACAGTTAAGGAGAGGGTTATAAAGGCAAGAGAAATTCAGAAAAAAAGATTTAATGAAGATTTTCTGAATGGGAAAATGAGCAGGAAACAAATTTCAGAATACTGTAAAATAGACAGTGAAACAAAGAAGGTGCTTGAGAGGGCAATTGATGAACTGAAATTATCAGTAAGAGCTTATGATAAGATTTTAAAAGTATCGAGGACAATAGCAGACCTTGAAGGTTCTAAAAATATAAAGACAGAACATTTACTGGAAGCATTAAATTATAGAAAGAAATATTAAATTGAAGGTTTTTTATAAAATGTGGTATAATACTAAAGATAGAATAGTGAAAGGAGAGCAGTTGCAAATTCAGTAACTGTGTAGGGATGAGTTTATTATCAGATATGGCAGTACCTGTGGCAAAGCTGGTAAATGCAAAAAGGGGAAATAAAAAAGCTATGGAAAATCCTGAAAGAAATACAGATGTTTTTAATAGAAAAAATTTCAGTAAGGGATTTATTACAGAAGAGGAATTTATAGATGGATTTCAGGTAATAACTGTGAAAACTGAAAAATCTTTAAACAGACATGTGATTTTTCTCCATGGTGGAGGTTATGTAATGAGAGCTGTAAAAAGCCACAAGAATATAGTTGAAAGAATGGTGAAAAAATATAATCTGAAGGTAACTTTTATAGATTATCCCCTGGCACCTGAGCATACTGCTGATAAAACTCATGAGGTATTAATGAAGGCATATAAGTCTGTCACTCAAAAAAATATAAATGATAAATTTTATTTTTTTGGAGATTCTGCAGGTGGAGGTCTGGCATTGGCATTTCTTCAGGAAGCAAGAGATAAAAATGTAATGCCGTTTCCTGAAAAAACAGTATTAATGTCTCCATGGCCTGATATTTCAATGACAAATAAAGAAATAAAAAAATTTGAGAAAAAAGATCCGCTATTACCGGTACAAAGTCTTATAAAAATTGGAAAGCAGTATGCCGGAAATCTGGATTTGAAATCTCCACTTGTTTCACCTATTTATGGAAATATGGATAATCTTGGAGAGATATTGCTCCTTTTTGGAACAAATGAAGTTCTCTATCCTGACTGTATGAAATTAAGTGATATGCTTAATACGGCAAAAGGAACAGTGGTGGAACTATATATAGGTAAAAATTTATGCCATGACTGGATTTTGGCTCCTCTGAAGGAAACAGGAAAGGCGTTGGATGCCATAGGAGAATTTTATCTTAGATAAAGAATTTCAATATTTTAAAAGTCTGAATATTGAAGATAAGCAGGAGGAAATACTTTGAAAAAGGGAAATACGTTGGAAAAAAGAATAAATAAAGAATTACATGATAAGATAGTAAAAATACATAAAAATATAAAAAAAGATGTTGAAAAGGCAATAAAAGGATACAAAAAAGCGTGGAAGGGAAGTGAAAGGGAAGTTTTTGCAGAAGTGGCATTCTGTATACTGACACCCCAGTCAAAGGCGAAAAATGCATGGCAGGCAATTACTGCACTTGTAGAAAATGGACTGCTTTTCAGCGGGGAAGCGGAAGAAATTGCAGAACATCTGAATATTGTAAGGTTCAAGAATAATAAATCAAGATATCTTGTGGAATTGAGGGAACTTATGACTGAAGATGGAGAACTTCAGCCAAGAAAAATTCTTTCAAGACAGGGAAATACATTTGAAAAGAGGGAATGGATTCTTAAAAATATAAAAGGTATGGGAATGAAGGAAGCAAATCACGTACTAAGAAATTTAGGATTTGGAGAAGAAATAGCAATACTTGACAGACATATTTTAAGAAATCTGGCTGAATTAAATGTAATAGATGAAGTTCCAAAGTCGATGACAGTAAAAAAATATTATGAAATAGAAGAAAAAATGAAGGAATACTCGGAGTTTTCAGGGATAGGAATGGATGCACTGGATTTAGTGCTGTGGTACAAGGAAGCAGGTGAAGTATTTAAATAAATTTGCTTATAAGGACAGTATTTCTATGAATTTACTGTTTTACAGAATTTGTTGAGAAATTTATAGGAGGAAGATTGGAAATGGGTGAACTGATAAATTATAACGGTGAAGATTTTCTGAATGAAATGCTGGCGGAAGATAGGATAACGCTGGTAGATTTTTCAGCTATATGGTGCGGTCCATGCCAGATGCTGAAACCGGTTCTGGAAGAAGTGGCAAAAACAACAGATTATAAAGTAATCAAAGTGGATGTGGATCAGTCAGGAGATCTTGCTGTGGAATATGAAATAAGAAGTGTTCCTACGATAATTGTGTTTAAAAATGGTAAACAGGAAGACAGATTGACAGGGTTTATGACGAAGGATGAAATTATTCAGAAGGTAAATAAATATTTATAATAAAGAAGTTCCAAAAAATATTAGAAAAAACACTCGTAATATATAATAAAAATAATTAATAATTTTTTAAATAAGGTTCCATATAATCTAGAAATTATAAGGGAACCTTATTTTTATTTTTTATATTATGAATTTTTTTTTCAAAAAAAATAAAAAAAAACGATTTTTTTTTCAAAAATGTATTTACAAAATGAAAAAATAGGGTATAATATATTAAACATAAAACGGAGAACAATTATAAAAATTTTTTTGGAGGTATTGCAATGAGTAAAAAAATTATGAAAAAAATTTTAATCGGAACATTACTAGCTTTCGGTTTGACAGCATGTGGTGGAGGAGGAGAGAAGAAAGAAGCGGCAAAATTGGATCCTAATCAAAAGGTTACAATAAAATACTGGTCTTTCCCAAATTTTACCTCCGATAGTGAATTCAAAACACCAGAAGAATATGATAAGGCATTAATTAAAGCGTTTGAGGAAAAAAACCCAAACATCAAGGTTGAATATCAAAAAATTGAGTTTACTGATGGGCCTGCTAAAATAGAAACAGCTATTCAGGCAAAATCAAACCCTGACGTAGTAATAGATGCGCCAGGAAGAATTATTGCATGGGCGAAAAATGGAGTTCTTGCACCATTCAATGATATAGATACTTCAAAATATTCAAAAGAAATATTATCAGCAAGCAGTTTTGATAATAAAGTTTATTTGTATCCATTAGGAACTGCTCCATTTGTAATGGCAGTTAACAAAAAACTTACTGACAAAATGGGAATAACTGATT
This window encodes:
- the trxA gene encoding thioredoxin translates to MGELINYNGEDFLNEMLAEDRITLVDFSAIWCGPCQMLKPVLEEVAKTTDYKVIKVDVDQSGDLAVEYEIRSVPTIIVFKNGKQEDRLTGFMTKDEIIQKVNKYL
- a CDS encoding alpha/beta hydrolase fold domain-containing protein, with the protein product MSLLSDMAVPVAKLVNAKRGNKKAMENPERNTDVFNRKNFSKGFITEEEFIDGFQVITVKTEKSLNRHVIFLHGGGYVMRAVKSHKNIVERMVKKYNLKVTFIDYPLAPEHTADKTHEVLMKAYKSVTQKNINDKFYFFGDSAGGGLALAFLQEARDKNVMPFPEKTVLMSPWPDISMTNKEIKKFEKKDPLLPVQSLIKIGKQYAGNLDLKSPLVSPIYGNMDNLGEILLLFGTNEVLYPDCMKLSDMLNTAKGTVVELYIGKNLCHDWILAPLKETGKALDAIGEFYLR
- a CDS encoding YifB family Mg chelatase-like AAA ATPase, with the protein product MAISVYSCGYLGIESYIVEIETDISNGLPVFNIVGMGDLAILESKERIRSCFKNIGLDFPVKRVLVNLSPADIKKKGSSFDLGIFLGILSNIGKIRNIENFKNYLILGEISLNGEVKSVKGAINATILAKEKGIRGVIIPYENYDEACLISGVEIVPVSRIEEAVSFLNGKISLDELHKSMKEKMNLKKNEKSKKNREEKNVVDFSDVKGQFLAKRAMEIAAAGGHNIFLMGDPGSGKSMLAKRFVTILPEMSEKEIIETTKIYSISGMLSPDKPVITERPFRAPHHSATQTALVGGAIRAGEITLALNGVFFMDELGEFGTRTLETLRQPLEDGSVTISRANLIVNYPVNNIMIAASNPTPGGFFQDDPQCKDSLRDIKNYQKKFSGPLLDRIDLYVEMRRLKKEEIFSECESESSETVKERVIKAREIQKKRFNEDFLNGKMSRKQISEYCKIDSETKKVLERAIDELKLSVRAYDKILKVSRTIADLEGSKNIKTEHLLEALNYRKKY
- a CDS encoding N-glycosylase/DNA lyase, which codes for MKKGNTLEKRINKELHDKIVKIHKNIKKDVEKAIKGYKKAWKGSEREVFAEVAFCILTPQSKAKNAWQAITALVENGLLFSGEAEEIAEHLNIVRFKNNKSRYLVELRELMTEDGELQPRKILSRQGNTFEKREWILKNIKGMGMKEANHVLRNLGFGEEIAILDRHILRNLAELNVIDEVPKSMTVKKYYEIEEKMKEYSEFSGIGMDALDLVLWYKEAGEVFK